Within the Erpetoichthys calabaricus chromosome 1, fErpCal1.3, whole genome shotgun sequence genome, the region ACTCACAGGTAACTTTAGACCTTCTTTGATCATTCTGGAGCTGATCATTGGCTGTGTCTTTGTCATTTTGGCTGTTATTTGATCCATTCAAATGgtagttttctgttttcttccatgtctttcaggttttggttgccattttaaagcatttgtgaTCATTTTAGCTGAGCAGTCTATCATTTCCTGCACTTCTTTATACGGTTTCCTCTCTCCAATCACTTTTTTAACCAAAGTACGCTGTTCTTCTGAACAATGTCCAGAGTGAACCTTTTTACTCAAATTTTCAGAGAGAAATGCACTATGACCAGCATGTACAACATTTGCTGCCTCTCTTTCTTAAATAAGGCCCATAATTGATAcctgttttttttcacaaaatgaatgGCCTCAGTAATTGAACTCCACACTATTTTTGGAACAGCCTAATATTCTctttccttcactttctgtaaagGAATAACACAAATTTGATATacttttcttcatgttttgattTGGGATAGAATGAGCAGTGTCCCAATGCATTTGTGTGTATGGAAATAAAAGCTACTATAAGGATTTTGAGCTTTATTCACTTGTTTAAACACACTGCTATTATAATGAACACACACTGTACATTACTTTGTTTGTTCCTCTGCTTTACTTTGGTGATTTAAATACATTACTGTGATCTACATTTTGAAGTCAAGTGGCTTTTGTTTAAATATGGAAAAATGTCAGGGCACTTTGTGATTATCAAAAGTGCATTGCACATGTTGGCTTGATGTTCTGTTTTATgaattaactagggggctccgccccctgctcgcttcgctcgccaacccctggcgttggggcgtgacaaagagtgagatgtatgaattagatatagaatagtgtgcaggtttggatgatgcctatataaatacaaaatagagtgtttggcatagagtaatgttttattggaatatttctctgtatacaacattagtagtaaagatggtgtcttgtctttaacgtgagatgaacgtcgaacacatgagaaggcaacataaagttgtccatgtccaaaaacgggttcagagaggtagatgccaaccttgtccatggtttgtccttgtgatttgttgatggtcatggcaaatgcaggtttaatggggaactgtcggtgtttcaatgtaaaaggtaattctaggtcagaactcgtaaggtcaattccaagaatgagaacagtattgttagcatgtgaatctgaaagaactgttgcttgaataacattgtgtgtcatggtgttgacgactaaccgtgtgccattgcataaaccctgtttagtgttaaggtttcttaatagcatgattattgttccgtttttaagggtaaggttgtgttgtggtcatccgtccgggttaatagtgttcaaatattctaaggggaaattcagatgttcattgtcgtcatcagagtcaactttgtcagagcttagaaagagccgtgtctctccaggaagtaatgaaatgacctggttattaatgtgattaacattaatattttttggacataatatagtgcgttgtgttaaccacatatgcgaaagcagtatgggccattgccttttggtggcctgatatgtactccggtagatgcaaaagcaaatgaactattgtaggatctaatgcagttcctaaagtttttactttcaggcacatcgttagttagaagcttctgtagatattcaggatatgaatgtaaaggaggcagtctaatctgccccttttgacaacaacgtgtaaattcattatttgtattgccagttgtttcttctgtgaagttaagtgaatgacaatgattgcaaatgacattcattaatcccaatgaattttcctcaatagtggactcattattgaaagcgttgtcagccaactggcgtaagcgtttagcagacgtctggcgttgatgtctgcgacgggcatgttttgcttgtggtgtttgagtgccgcgttgttgcatgtccattatttgtgacacgctatttttgatttttaattgatccgcctccgctttgcgcaaagtccatttcactctacgtcgtgcattgtttgtatcgtgccttgtccgtttttgtatgtcggtcagttgagctttctgcttttggagtcctgcttgcttgttttctggctggtcatatgcgcgttgctttgctcccttttttgtatgtctgagacgcgagctctttcttttgaaatcgtgcttgtttcgatgcagcactttgagacgcgcgctgtatgcatctacgttcaatgtgtctgtccatttgggcacgtctctgtaacggggttacttgagctttgcgttttttgatccgagacattttttctcacgtattttccgaagcgcgttgtatgcgccgccttgtatttttttggtttcattcgtgttcgtgtgtttggtcccgttatccgatccgaatcgttttgtacccgtgaccgtgtatgcatgacttgtttgttcctcagcgtgcgaaatatgtataagtaataaggaggatcgcactcactgttaatatggagccttttctccagttgaacggttaatagtgctttattttaaggagatccacctatgctgcctagtgtgaaggttttgagatgacgtatgtttaatatggacgtttcctttagatatgtggctttgggtgtcacttcttattgatatggggggggtggggggggtgtgggtgaggattgttgttgcgcgagcgtcttctttcgttttgtgttccaggggcttgttgaatccccctctttgtgtgtgtcccgtccgttgcttgtagggtgtgtggggtggttttgtgttctttttttttgtgttccaggggcttgttaaatccccctcttggtgtgtatcccgtccggtgcctgtaggggggggggagccctgctgttgtgcgcgagcgtcttctttttttttgtgtgctagtttcgtgtgcaatgggtttcgtgcggtgcctgcctttgactacttttttctttgccttttccttttttctgtgcttgcggcgtctcatttctttgtcctcttttttctttgctcactccttttttctgtggtcttgtctgcctctcgcggcccctcatccgcctctcgcggccctttcttgcgcctgcgcagtacgtctttttgcggctacggcccatggccggatgtccctgcgtccatccggtttagcattctcggttagtaatatggatcccttttcagtattgtattgtaataaatgAAGATTTTCAATTTATACCTCcattaattaaatacaataaCTCTGTGTATACTCTAGCACAGtgatccccaacctttttgacagcaaggaccactttattaaatgcaaatttttccacggaccggtgtGGGGTGGGGGTTtccagttttatacacaatttacattacatttctattattattaagttattaagcagtttgcatacgtttgcaacccgagatttttcttctttttttgcatataacaaagacgtatgctttgcatttgccattccaacagattgcacatcacaaacattaacactgctatctttttctcgcgtctgccgtttctataggagggtaacaatgagttaaattccaatggatgtttttcaaatgttgacgagcaataagcaaaagatatcacagaaaacaaaaacagcaaaaaaaaaaaaaaaaactacaaggaAAGTTCAaacaaagagattttttttttttacaatgtttctgtttggggatctttgTGCAAACTTGCACAACTGAGCAgcgccacagaactaactgctctgtggatgattccttcaagcatttcaaagtcacttcgttgtactgaaagtatctgctgaatgtacttcgtagtaacgcgatttctatagactcgtgtcatatggggaaactgtcaggaccataaaaatacattgttgtaatactctctcacctcggtctctctcctctctcagcgccgctgcaaagccccgcccgccaagcgttctgaaaagtctgagtgagtctccgttgccggcagttctctcgtggcccggtagtgggccgtggaccgggagttggggacccctgctctagcagGCCTCATTTTGCACAAATTACAGAAGCGTGGCTTCATAGACATAGAGTCCGTGTGCTTGACTGGCCTACCTGCAGTCCAGATCTGTCTGGCACAAATTTCTAAATTTTGTTTATCTTTAACACATAGAATTTCTAAGTTTGTTtgtgaaaacactgaaaatcttttctttgtcattttgccTGTTAAATAAAGATTGAAGTGAAGTACTAAAttgcagattttagtttttattgcaatTTTAGAAAGTCCCGTTTTTGGAAATGGGGTCTGTAACattgaaaaacattttcagagTAGGATGGCAAAACTATGATGCAGATCTGTAACATAGATCACAAAATGTGACCAACAGTCTTTTCCGTTGGGTCTATGACACATGATCAATGTGTTTTGCTGTTTCAGCTTCTTGGCTACAGTTCTTGTGTTCATGTTCATGTGGGTGAGTAGTTGTAATAGCTAAGGCAAAATTATCAAGGTAAGGGTCTTTCCAagtgcaaattaatttaaaattgtttatgcTTATAAAAAGTGCTTTATCATTTTAATCAgagtttaatgttttcatttaaagtgaAATACAGGGAAGTAGATTAAaattaaaccatttttgtttttgttttctttacaaaattcacacaggagaaaaacctcactGCTGTTTTGAGTGtggaaaattattttgtaaagtgCACTATCttcagagcaaaaaaataattcatacagGAAAGAAGCTATAttgttgtttggaatgtggcaaacaattccgtGGCAATTTCCAACTTCAGCGCCAcgaaagaattcatactggagagaagccatattactgtttggaatgtggaaaaCAGTTTCGTTGCAGTAGTCAACTTAAGTGCCACAAAAGatttcacactggagaaaagccttattgctgtaatgaatgtggcaaacagtttagTCGCAGTGGTAGTCTTCAGTGCCAcgaaagaattcacactggtgagaagccaTATTCCTGTTTGGATTGTGGGAAACAGTTTAGTCACAGTGGTAGTCTTCAACGCCACgagagaattcacactggagagaagccatattgctgtttggaatgtgggaaaCAGTTTCGTGACAATTCCCAACTTCAGcgtcacaaaagaattcacactggagagaagccatattgctgtgtGGAATGTGGGAAACAGTTTCGTTGTAGTAGTCAACTTCAGTGCCACAAAAGatttcacactggagaaaagccttattgctgtttggaatgtggtgtCCGATTCTCATGTTCCACCAGTCTTCagagccacaaaagaattcacactggagaaaagctaTTTAGCTGTTTAGATTGTGGCCGGAAATTCTACGATGAGAAGAGTCTTCAGagtcacaaaagaattcacaccggagataagccatattgctgctctgaatgtggccgACGATTCATAAATATCAGCCGTCTTAAGACTCATACTACAttacacactggagagaaaccctattgctgtttggaatgtggcaaaaaaTTCCGTAGCAAGAGTCATCTTCAGAGCCATAGTAacgttcacaccggagagaaaccctattgctgtttggaatgtggcaaaaaaTTCAGTAGCAAGAGTCATCTTCGGAGCCATAGTAacattcacactggagaaaagccatttcgctgtttggaatgtggcaaaaaaTTCCGTAGCAAGAGAAATCTTCAGAGCCATAGTAAAATTCACActagagagaagccatattgttgttctgaatgtggccaACAATTCACAAATGCCAGAAAACTTAAGACCCACACTGCagtccacactggagagaagccattttgctgtcTGGAATGTGGTGTGCGATTCTCAAGTTCCACCAGTCTTAAGAGACAcataagaattcatactggaaaaAAGCTTTTTAGCTGTTTAGAATGTGGCCGGCAACTCTATAGCAAGAAAAATCTTCAGATTCACAAAAGatttcacaccggagagaagccatattgctgttctgaatgtggccaACACTTCACAAATACCAGCAAACTTAAGACCCACTCTGCAGTCCACACTAAAGAGAAACCATATTGATGTTTGGAATGTAGCTAAAAATTCGGTCCCAAGTGTAATCTTCAGGCCCACGATAGAGCTCACACATCTTcctctttggaatgtggaaaacaatACTCTGATGGGAGTTACCTTAAGAAACACACTAAGATTCACATTGGAAAGAAACCCTGAGGTGTGACTTAGAGGGAGAAGGAGTCAAATTCACCCACCTAACTTTAAATCTTGATGAGTACATCCTTGTGGTAGGCTTCATTGTACAGCCAAGgtcaaaggttttgagaatgacacaaatactaattttcacaaaatttgctgCCTCTGGTTTtatgcatatactccagaattttatgaagagtgatcagatgaattgcaattaattggaAAGTCCCTCTTTGCTGTGAAAATggacttaatcccaaaaaaaaaccatttccactgcatttcaggcctgccacaaaaggacctgctgacatcatttcagtgattcTCTCATTAGCACAGGTGAGAGTGTTGATGAGCAGAAGGCTGGagttcactctgtcatgctgattgagttagaatagcAGACTAGATGCTTTAAAAGCAGGGTGCTGCTTGGAATCATTGTTCTTTCTCTATTAACAATGGTTACCTGCAAGTGCAGATATCATTGCTTTGCACAAAAGGGGCTTCACAGGCAAATATATTGCTGCTAGTAAGATTGCACCTAA harbors:
- the LOC114668509 gene encoding gastrula zinc finger protein XlCGF26.1-like, translated to MVCGIAHWLVRLLVPERQIPAEKKERKKKLVVYCNIRMDVNMQTCEVDTNILEKRIINVKEEDCEWESAHHKRDSLGIKDEECELGSVEIKEEAEEMSVNIKTHKNKAVESVKEEELHYGCQDGLMTALVSSQNRNRSSVNVKSESLQSDMKGIGENASVRTHEDQPPPTNKPDIGEKPHCCFECGKLFCKVHYLQSKKIIHTGKKLYCCLECGKQFRGNFQLQRHERIHTGEKPYYCLECGKQFRCSSQLKCHKRFHTGEKPYCCNECGKQFSRSGSLQCHERIHTGEKPYSCLDCGKQFSHSGSLQRHERIHTGEKPYCCLECGKQFRDNSQLQRHKRIHTGEKPYCCVECGKQFRCSSQLQCHKRFHTGEKPYCCLECGVRFSCSTSLQSHKRIHTGEKLFSCLDCGRKFYDEKSLQSHKRIHTGDKPYCCSECGRRFINISRLKTHTTLHTGEKPYCCLECGKKFRSKSHLQSHSNVHTGEKPYCCLECGKKFSSKSHLRSHSNIHTGEKPFRCLECGKKFRSKRNLQSHSKIHTREKPYCCSECGQQFTNARKLKTHTAVHTGEKPFCCLECGVRFSSSTSLKRHIRIHTGKKLFSCLECGRQLYSKKNLQIHKRFHTGEKPYCCSECGQHFTNTSKLKTHSAVHTKEKPY